The Cellulomonas sp. S1-8 genomic sequence CGACGAGGGCTCGTACGTGCACTACGTCGAGGGCTGCACCGCGCCGATCTACCAGTCGGACTCGCTGCACTCCGCGGTCGTCGAGATCATCGTCAAGAAGAACGCCCGGGTGCGGTACACGACCATCCAGAACTGGTCGAACAACGTGTACAACCTCGTGACCAAGCGGGCGACCGCGGCCGAGGGCGCGACCATGGAGTGGGTCGACGGCAACATCGGCTCGAAGGTCACCATGAAGTACCCGGCGATCTACCTCATGGGCGAGCACGCGCGCGGCGAGACGCTGTCGATCGCATTCGCCGGCGAGGGCCAGCACCAGGACGCCGGCTCCAAGATGGTGCACGCCGCACCGCACACGTCGTCGTCGATCGTGTCGAAGTCCGTCGCCCGCGGCGGTGGCCGCACGTCGTACCGCGGACTCGTGCAGATCCTCGAGGGGGCCGAGCACTCGGCGTCCAACGTGCTGTGCGACGCGCTGCTGGTCGACCAGATCTCGCGGTCGGACACGTACCCGTACGTCGACGTCCGCGAGGACGACGTCTCGATGGGTCACGAGGCGACCGTGTCGCGCGTGAGCGAGGACCAGCTGTTCTACCTGATGTCCCGAGGCATGGCCGAGACCGAGGCCATGGCGATGATCGTGCGCGGGTTCGTCGAGCCCATCGCGCGTGAGCTGCCCATGGAGTACGCGCTCGAGCTGAACCGCCTCATCGAGCTGCAGATGGAAGGGGCCGTCGGCTGATGACGACCACCACGAACGAACCGGTCCCCACGGTCGGCCTGACGACGGACCACTCGCGCGCCGTCGCCGACGGGGCGCACACGCACGGCGTCGGCGGGGTGCCCGCCTCCTCGCGCGCGTCGCGGCTCACGAGCTTCGACGTCGCCGACTTCCCCGTGCCCAACGGGCGCGAGGAGGAGTGGCGCTTCGCCCCCGTCGACCGCTTCGCCGGGCTGTTCGCGGCCGCGACCGACGGCGTCCTGACGGGCCGCGGCGTCCTGACGACCGTCGTCGAGTCCCCTGAGGTCCGCGTCGAGATCGTCGACCGCGACGACGTGCGCCTGGGCCGGGCCGGCGTGCCGGGGGACCGCGCTGCGGCGACCGCCTGGGCGTCGTTCGACCGCGCGACCATCGTGACGCTGCCGCGCGAGTCGGTGTCGTCCAAGGTCACGTCGATCGTCGTCGAGGGTGTCGAGGGTGCCGGTCTGGCCGACGCGCCGCTCGTCCCGACGGCCTCCCACCTGCTCGTGCACGCCGAGCCGCTGTCGCAGGGCGTCGTCGTGCTCGACCACGTCGGGCACGCCAACCTCACCGAGACCGTCGAGATCGTCGCCGAGGACGGTGCCCACCTGACCGTCGTGTCGGTGCAGGACTGGGCCCCGGGCTCGGTGCACGCCGCGAGCCACCGCGTGCGCATCGGGCGTGACGCGACCGTCAAGCACATCGTCGTCACGCTCGGCGGCGACGTCGTGCGCATCACGCCCGACACCGAGTTCGTCGGCGAGGGTGCGTCGGTCACGGCGCTGGGCATGTACTTCGCGGACGAGGGCCAGCACCAGGAGCACCGGCTGTTCGTCGACCACGCGGTCCCGAACTGCATCTCACGCGTCACCTACAAGGGCGCGCTGCAGGGCGTGGGCGCGCACACCGTGTGGGTCGGCGACGTCCTCATCCGGGCCGCCGCCGAGGGCACCGACACCTACGAGCTCAACCGCAACCTCGTCCTCACCGACGGGGCGCGGGCCGACTCGGTGCCGAACCTCGAGATCGAGACCGGCGTCATCGAGGGTGCCGGGCACGCGTCGGCCACGGGCCGGTTCGACGACGAGCAGCTGTTCTACCTGCGGGCGCGTGGCATCACGGAGGCCGACGCGCGTCGCCTCGTGGTGCGCGGCTTCTTCGCCGAGCTCATCCACGAGATCGGCGTCCCCGAGGTCGAGGAGCGGCTCGTCGCGTCCATCGACGACGAGCTCGAGAAGTCCATGAGCGCGATCCTCGGCACCGAGCCGCAGGTCGAGGGCTCCGTCGCCGGTGCCACCACGGAGCGTGCATGAGCGCCCAGCTGGCCTGCACCACCGCGGACGTGCCGGTCGCCGGCGCGCTGCGGGTCGAACTCATGGGCGATGCGGGGCCCGTCGAGGTCGCCGTCGTCCGCGACGAGGCCGGTGAGTGGCACGCGATCAGCGACATCTGCTCGCACGGCGCCGTCTCCCTGTCCGACGGCGAGGTCGAGGACTGCGCGATCGAGTGCTGGCTGCACGGGTCGAGGTTCGACCTGCGCTCCGGCAAGCCGCTGACGCCGCCTGCGATCCGTCCCGTCCCCGTCTACCCCGTGACCGTCGACGGCGAGCGTGTGCTCGTCGACGTCGACGCCCCTTACTGACCCCGAGGAGTACCCCCGA encodes the following:
- the sufB gene encoding Fe-S cluster assembly protein SufB, whose product is MSAPTDDTATRPAAAPPLTQDEAIASIGTYTFGWHDPDVAGSVARRGLSEDVVRDISRLKNEPEWMLKTRLKALRLFDKKPMPWWGADLSGIDFDNIKYFVRSTEKQATSWEDLPEDIKNTYDRLGIPEAEKQRLVSGVAAQYESEVVYHQIQESLEEQGVIFLDTDTALREHPEIFEQYFGSVIPSGDNKFASLNTAVWSGGSFVYVPPGVHVEIPLQAYFRINTENMGQFERTLIIADEGSYVHYVEGCTAPIYQSDSLHSAVVEIIVKKNARVRYTTIQNWSNNVYNLVTKRATAAEGATMEWVDGNIGSKVTMKYPAIYLMGEHARGETLSIAFAGEGQHQDAGSKMVHAAPHTSSSIVSKSVARGGGRTSYRGLVQILEGAEHSASNVLCDALLVDQISRSDTYPYVDVREDDVSMGHEATVSRVSEDQLFYLMSRGMAETEAMAMIVRGFVEPIARELPMEYALELNRLIELQMEGAVG
- the sufD gene encoding Fe-S cluster assembly protein SufD, with amino-acid sequence MTTTTNEPVPTVGLTTDHSRAVADGAHTHGVGGVPASSRASRLTSFDVADFPVPNGREEEWRFAPVDRFAGLFAAATDGVLTGRGVLTTVVESPEVRVEIVDRDDVRLGRAGVPGDRAAATAWASFDRATIVTLPRESVSSKVTSIVVEGVEGAGLADAPLVPTASHLLVHAEPLSQGVVVLDHVGHANLTETVEIVAEDGAHLTVVSVQDWAPGSVHAASHRVRIGRDATVKHIVVTLGGDVVRITPDTEFVGEGASVTALGMYFADEGQHQEHRLFVDHAVPNCISRVTYKGALQGVGAHTVWVGDVLIRAAAEGTDTYELNRNLVLTDGARADSVPNLEIETGVIEGAGHASATGRFDDEQLFYLRARGITEADARRLVVRGFFAELIHEIGVPEVEERLVASIDDELEKSMSAILGTEPQVEGSVAGATTERA
- a CDS encoding non-heme iron oxygenase ferredoxin subunit — protein: MSAQLACTTADVPVAGALRVELMGDAGPVEVAVVRDEAGEWHAISDICSHGAVSLSDGEVEDCAIECWLHGSRFDLRSGKPLTPPAIRPVPVYPVTVDGERVLVDVDAPY